The following nucleotide sequence is from Solidesulfovibrio carbinolicus.
GGCTGGCCCAGGATCTTGTTTTCAAACACGGCGTTGAGCTTTTTGTAGTCGCCGGCCTTGATGCCCTTGGCTCCGGCATAGGCCACCATCTCGGCCCACAGGGCCTCGTCCAGGCCCTTGCCCGGCTCCTTGGTGAAGGCCCCGGCCGCGTCGAGCACGGCGTTGCCATAGTCGTTGACGGCCACGCCCCAGGCGATCATCTGCAGGGCCGTGGCCACGTTGGCCTTGGTGGTGCGGGTCAGGCTGGCGATCTGCTTGAGCTTGTCCGAGGAATTGCCCGAGGTGCCGTGCTGGGCCCCGGAAATGCCGTAGGGGGCCAGGGCCTGATGGATCTCGGCGGTCAGCTCCACCTGGATGCCCGTGGCCGAGGCCTCGATGCCGTGGGTGGTGCCGTTATTGAGCGCAATCCAGTCCGGGTGGATGCCGTTGGCGTTGAGCCCCCGGATGAGGAACAGGGCCTCGTCCGGGGTGGACAGGCCGGACTTGCCCTTGATCTCGCCCACTTCCGTCTCGTAGCCGGCCCAGCCCGGGACCACGGGGGCCAGGGCGATATTGGCCAGGAGGTTGTCCTCGTCGGGGAGGTGGGAGGCGTCGATGGCGATGGAGGTGATGCCGGCCTCGAACAGCGTCGGGATTTCGGCCAGGGCCTCGGCCACGTCGCCGGGCTTTTTGATGCCGTAGTGGTCGGCATGGATGGCCACGGGCACGGTGATGCCCAGTTCGTTCATGGCCTGGTCGGCCTGCCGGGCAATGTTCCACATGGTGACGTTGCAGTAGGTGGACTCCGACCGGGCGATCTCCAGGATGACGGCGGCGTCGGCCTTCTGGGCGGCGATAAGCGCCCCGCGCAGCACGGCGTTGCTGCGGGAGTTGGCGGCGATGGTCATGGCCTGGCCCTTTTTGAGCATGGCCCGGTCCACGGCCTTGCCGCTGACGAGAAGCGCCCGGGAATGGGGGAAAAGGGTCTTGACGTTGGGCGGGCGGCCAACGGCCAGGGCCTGGTTGAAGGCGGTCATATCCGTCTTGGTCATCGAGTCCTCCTTGTCGTGGCGGGGCGCTTGGCCCGAAATGGCGTGGGTCGCGGCCGGCTCAGCCGGCAGCGTAGATGTCCGCGATTTTGTGGGCGGCCAGGACGGCGGCGGCGGCCGGATCGTTGGCCACGGCTGCCATCAGCGCGGCCACGGCCGAAGCGATGCGGGCGCGCTCCACCGGATAGGGAATGTCGGCCAGCCGGCGGCACAAGGCGTCCAGGCGGGCCAGGTTGGCGTCGGCCGGCCCGGCCTGGCAGCGGCCCAGGAAGTCGCAGGCCACGACCTGCGCCCCGGCCTTGGGCTGAACGCCGGCCAGATAGGCCGGCGCGCCGCACACGGCGCAGGTGATCTCGCCGGCGGCGGTGTCGGCCACCGGGAAGGTCCAGTCGTTGACCGTATTGCCGCAGGCGTCGTACTTGCGGATGTGCAGAAAGCGACTCTCGGCCGCCCAGCCGAAATCGGCGTGGGTCGGGTCGGCGACGCAGAAAAGTCGGCGCGAAAGCATGGCAGGCTCCTTGGGTCCGTAAACAGAGGCGAAACCGTCCAAGGCATAGTACGGCCGAGCGAAACAATCAACACGCCCGGCTGCAATTCCCCGCCTGCACTGGGGGTTTTCCCTTTCGCGCCGGGGCGTATTCTGATAGCCCCTAGCCTCGCCGCCGCCGCGGCCTGGAGGCTTAAGACATGTCGGGCTATCTCTACGTTCTGGGAGCCGCCGCCTTGTGGGGGCTGATCGGGCCGCTGTCCAAGCTGTCGTTCGCCGCCGGCATGGACACGGTGGAAGTGGCCTTCTGGCGCACCACCCTGGCCTGGTTTTTTTTCGCCGCCCAGGCCCTGCGCGCCCGGGAAACGCGCATCGCGCCCCGGGACCTGCCGGCCGTGGCCGGATTCGGCGTGGCCGGCATCGCCGGGCTTTTCGGCGCCTATGTCGTGGCCGTGGAAGCCGGCGGCGCGGCCCTGGCCTCGGTGCTGCTCTACACCGCCCCGGCCTGGGTGGCCGTGATGTCGTGGCTGTTTCTCAAGGAACCCATGGGCGGCTACAAGATCGCGGCCGTGGCCGCCACCATCGTCGGCGTGGCCGGGGTGAGCTGCGGCGACGGGTCCGCCGCCGTCAACGGCCGGGCCATCTTTTTCGGCCTGCTCTCGGGCGTCACCTATGCCTTGTACTACATCTTCGGCAAATACTACCTGGGCCGCTACAAGACGCCCACGCTCTTTCTCTACGCCCTGCCCGTGGGGTCGCTGACCCTTTTGCCCTTTGTCCACTTCACCCGGCCGACCCTGGCCGGGGCCGTGCCCTGCATCGTCCTGGCCCTGTGCTCCACCTACGGAGCCTATTCGCTCTATTACGCCGGCTTAAAACGCCTGGAAGCCACCCGGGCGGCCGTGGTGGCCACCCTGGAGCCGGTCATGGCCGCCATTTTGGCCTACGCCCTTTTCGGCGAGCGCTTCGGCTTTATCGGCTATCTTGGTTCGGCGCTCATCATCGCCTCGGTGCTGGCCACTATCTGGGACGGCGCGCGCGAGCGGCTGCGCGCCCCCCTGCCCCAGGGGAGCGGAAACTAAAGACGGCCGGCCCGAAAACCGATAGGAAGGGCGTGGAGGACCGTCGCGTCCGCGCGGCGAAGGCAGCCATGAGCGACAGCGCGAACACTCCCCTTCTTGGGGCGACTGCCCCGGCCCAAACCGCCCCGCAACGGACGGCCTCGGCTCCTGTGGCCGAGCGCCAGAAGATCGAGGAGCACGACGCCCAGTCCACGGTGCGCGACATCCAGGCCGCCTTCCCCAACCGCAGCATCGCCCTGCGCATCGACGAGGCCACCCAGATCGTCCAGACCCTTGTGCGCGACGACGCCACGGGCAAGCTCCTGCGGGAACTGCCTGACGAAGAATGGCTGCGCCTGGTGGTCAAACTGCGAGCCTTTGCCGCCGAAGCCATCCTGGACAAATCGGTCTAGGGCGTGTCCCTTATACGGACGATTTTTTCGAATCCGCATGGTTTTAGTCTGTTGCCTACGAAACGCCCCAAGCGTTTTTCGGGGACGCGACACCAGGGACGCCTCACCCAACCCAGGGCCTAGGATCTCAGCCCAATGACCAGCTTGCCCTTTCCGGCGGGCTTGGCTACTGTCCCGGGTGCCCCCAAGAGATGGCAAATCCTTCGAATAATTTACCTTATAAACAGTTTCCAAGAGCCCGACACGTGTGCCGCAGCGCCACGCTTCCCCAACCCTGACGGCTTTCGCGGCGTCGCCAAACCACCGGTGCTCTCGACCCGCCCAAACCGTCATGCTCACGGCCAAGCAACCCTTTCGCCCCTTTCCCGTCGGACGCGGTCTGGCCCTGGTCTCCCTGGCCCTGGCCCTGTACCTCGTCCTGGGCTGGCTGGTGGTGGCCGCCAACCGTAACGCCGCCGCCATCCGCGACGTGGTGCTGGAAGCCGACAACGCCTTGTCGTCCATTGGAGCCGCGGCCGGGGAGATGCGCGCCCTGGCCCTGGTCGTGGCGGCGCGGGGCGACGACGACGCTGCCGTGGTCTACCGCCAACAAGCCGATATCGCCGCCCAAAGCCTTCGGGAATTGCGCCGACTGGTCGATGCCTCGCCGGGGTTGGCCGACATAGCCGCCATTGAGAAGCATCTGTCCAAGCTCATGGCCATCCAGGCCCAGGCCCTGGACTTGGCCCGCCAAAGGCGCACCGACGAGGCCTGGGCCATGCTCCACGGGAGGGACTACGAAAGCCTTCTGGCCGAGCTCCATCTTTGCCTGACCACCTGCCACGCCTCGGTCAAGGCCGGCCTGGACGCGCTGCTCGACGCCCAGGCCCGCCACGCTGCGGCGGGCCTGGCGGCCATCGCCGTGGCCACGCCCACCCTGGCCCTGGGGAGCCTGCTGCTGCTGCGCCGGGCGGCCCGCGTTTCCCGGGCCAACGACGAGGCCCGCTCCGAGCTGGCCGCCTCGGAACGGCGCTTTCGGGGCACCTTCGAGCTGGCCGCCGTGGGCATCGCCCATGTGGGGCTGGACGGCCGGTTCCTGCGAGTCAACGCCCGGTTCCAGGAGATCACCGGCTACGACGCGGCCGAATTCGATCGCCTCGATTTCGCGGCCATCACCCACCCCGACGACCTGGACGCCGACTTGGAACGTGTGCGAGACCTGCTGTCCGGCCGGTTGGCCACCTACTCCATGGACAAGCGCTACGTGCGCAAGGACGGCTCCCTGGTCTGGATCACCCTGACCGTGTCCCTGGTGCGCGACGACGACGGCGAGCCGCTCTATTTCATCAGCGTCATCGCGGAGATCACCGACCGCAAGATGGCCGAGGCCGCCGCCCGGGACAACGCCGCCGCCGTGCGCGAACTCCTCGACGCCGCCTCGGACCGGGTGATCGTGGCCGACACCTCGGGCCGTATCCTGGCCGTCAACGCCGCCGCGGCCGCCGGCATCGGCCAGCCCAACGAGGCCCTGGCGGGGAGGACCTTCGCCGAGATCTTTCCGGGCAGGGTCGGCGAACTGCGGCTGGCCCAGCTGCACCGGGCCGTGAAGCTCGGCCGGCGGGTGCGGTTTACCGACGAGCGGGCCGGCATCCTCTTCGACATCATCGCCGCCCCCCTGCCCACTCCGCCCGGCTTCCCTCCCCGGGCGGCCCTCTTCGCCCGCGACGTCACGGCCATGATCCGGGCCAGACAGGCGGCCGAAGCGGCCAGCCAGGCCAAAAGCGACTTTCTGGCCAACGTCAGCCACGAGCTGCGCACGCCCTTAAACGGCATCATCGGCATGGGACAGGTCCTGGCCGCCTCGAACCTCGACCCGGACCAGCGGCAATGCCTGGCCGACATCGAACAAGCCGCCGGCGCGCTGCTGCAGCTCGTCGAAAACCTCCTCGATTTGTCGCACCTGGAGTCGAACAAGCTCGCCCTCGACACGCATCCCTTTGTCCTGTCGTCCATTCTTCAAGGCATCGAGGCGACCCTGGCCCCCGTGGCCCAGGAAAAAGGCCTGCAACTGTCGGCGACCATCGCCGGGGATGTTCCGGAACTCTTGTGTGGCGACGGCGGCAAACTGCGCCAGGTGCTCCAGAACATTGGCGGCAACGCCGTGAAGTTCACGTCGTCGGGGTCGGTGACCATCGAGGCCTACTGCGCCAAGCCGTGCGTGCTGTCCGGACCGGAAGGCGAGACGGTGGAAGTGGGCTTTGCCGTGCGCGACACCGGCATCGGCATCGCCAAGGACGATCAGGAGCGGATTTTCGAGCGTTTCACCCAGGTGGACGCCTCGTCCACCCGACGTTTCGGCGGCACGGGGCTGGGGCTGGCCATCAGCCGGGGGCTGGTGGAAGCCATGGGCGGGGAGCTGACCGTGGAGAGCCAGCCCGGCAAGGGCAGCGTGTTCCAGTTCAGTCTGCGCTTCGGGCTTCTGCCCGACGACGGGGCTATTGCCCCAGGTAGGCCTTTCTGATGTCGGCGTTTTCCCGCAGCGCCGCCGCGTCGTCTTCCATGACCACCGCGCCGGTCTCCATGACGTAGGCCCGGTCGGCCAATTTGAGCGCCATGTTGGCGTTTTGCTCGACGAGCAGCACGGTCATGCCGCGCTCCTCGTTGACGTTGCGGATGATGCGGAAGATGTGCTGGGAGATCATGGGCGACAGCCCAAGGGACGGCTCGTCCAAAAGCAACATGCGCGGCCTCCCCATGAGCGCCCGGGCGATGGCCAGCATCTGCTGCTCGCCGCCAGAGAGCGTCCCGCCGTGCTGCTTGCGCCGCTCGTGGAGCACCGGGAACAGCCGAAACACCATGCCCAGGTCGGCCTCGATCTCGTCGGCGTCGCGGCGCAAGAACGCGCCCATGTCGAGGTTTTCCTGGACGGTAAGCCGCGGAAAGATGCGGCGTCCCTCGGGCACCTGGCACAGGCCCAGGGCCGGCAGCTGGTCCGGGCGCTTGTCGCGGATGGACTCCCCGGCGTAGCGCACCTCGCCGGCCGTGGCCCGCACGATGCCGCAGATGGTCATGAGCGTGGTGGACTTGCCCGCGCCGTTGGCCCCGATGATGGTGACGACCTCGCCTTCCTCCACCCGCAGCGACACGTCGCGCAGGGCCTGGATGCGGCCGTAGTGGGCGCACACGCCCTCAAGCTCCAAAATAGCGGCCACGACTACTCCGTATCGTCGGAACGTTTGCCCATGCGCGCCGCCGGCCAGAGTCCGGCCGGGCGCACCAGCATCATGACGGCCATGGCGCCGCCAAAGGCCAGCATCCGGTAGAGTTCAAATTCGCGGAAAGCCTCGGGCAGGGCGACCAGGGCCAGCGCGCCGAGGATGACCCCGGGAATGGAGCCCATGCCGCCGAGCACCACCATGGCCAGCACCATGGCCGACTCGATGAAGGTGAAGCTCTCCGGGCTGACAAAGCGCATCCGGGCGGCGAAAAAGGCTCCGGCCAGGCCGCCGAAGACCGCGCCCAGGGCGTAGGCCAGAAGCTTGAACCGAAACGTGTCCACGCCCATGAGTTCGGCCGCGGTCTCGTCCTCGCGGATGGCCTCGAAGGCCCGGCCGATGCGCGAGAAGTTGATGCGGTGCACGGCCACGATGGTAAAGGCGGCCAGGGCCAGGATGACGTAATAGAGGTATTCGAGCTTTCGCAGCAGCAGATATTCAAAGGAAAAGGAGCCGTCCACGAAATGCGGGATGTAGACGCCCGGGGACTTGATGCCCAAAATGCCGTTGGGGCCGCCGGTCAAGGCCATCCAGTTGTTGATGACGATGCGCACGATTTCGCCGAACCCCAGGGTCACGATGGCCAGATAGTCGCCGCGCATCCGCAGGGTCGGGTAGCCGATGAAACAGCCGGCCACGGCGGCGAACACGGCGCAGATGGGCAGGCAGACCCAAAACGGCACGGCATAGTGCACCGAGAGCAGCGCGTAGGTGTAGGCTCCGACGCCGTAAAAGGCGATGTAGCCAAGGTCGAGCAGGCCGCACAGGCCCACGACCACGTTAAGCCCCAAGCCCAGGCAGATGTAGACCAGGACGTTTATCGCCACGTCCTGGGCATAGCGGTTGGTGAGCATGGGGAAGACCAGGGCGAAGACGATGACCGGGGTCAACAGCATCCAGCGCGGCGCGCGGGACAGGCTGTCGCCCAGGGCGTCCCGGGCGGCGGCCAGGGGATTTAACACCCCGTCGAGCCGGCCGGCCTTGCCCAGGCGGTAGAGCACGAAACAGATGGTCGCGCCCACGGCCACCCGCAGCCAGACGGCAAAGGCGTCGGCGAAATGCAGCTCGCCGTCGCGGATGCCCAGAAGCGGCCACAGGAGCAGGTAGAACCAGGCCAGGCCCAGGCCGAAATACTGCCAGGATTTCCTAGACCCGCGTGTCATCGACATTCTCTCCCATGATGCCCGTGGGCATGAAATAGAGCACCCCGATGAGGATGACGAAGGCGAAGACGTCCTTGTACTCGCCGCCGGCCGGGATGTAGGCGGCGGCCAGGATCTCCACCATGCCGATGATGAGCCCGCCGATCATGGCTCCGGTGATGTTGCCAATGCCGCCGAGCACGGCGGCGGCGAAGGCCTTGATGCCGGGGACGAAGCCCATGTCGTAGCGCACCGAGCCGTAGTAGAGGCCGACCATGATGCCGGCGGCGGCGGCCAGGGCCGCGCCGATGGCGAAGGTGGTGCTGATGACCTTGTCGGAGTGGATGCCGACCAGGGCGGACATGACCTTGTCCTGGGCCGTGGCCCGCATGGCCTTGCCGATGCGGGTTTTGAAAACCAGCGTGTTGAGCAGCACCAGAAGCAGGGTCGTGACGAGCAGGATGCCGATCTGCATGAAGCTCACCCGCACGCCCAGCCACTCGAAGCCGCCGTGGGTGAACTCCGTGGGGTAGGCCTTGTCGTAGACGCCCTGGGTGAGCATGAGGCCGTTTTGCAGAAAGATCGACATGCCCAGGGCCGAGAGCAGCACGGACAGGCGCGAGGATTGGCGCAGCGGCTTGTAGGCGACCTTTTCCACGGCCATGGCCAGCATGGCGCAGTAGCCCATGGCCAGGATCAGGGCAAAGGCCAGCCCGAACCAGGGATGGCTGTCCATGAGGCCCTGGGAGGCCATGTAGCTTAACAGGATGACGCCGAGATAGCCGCCGGCGGCGAAGATCTCGCCGTGGGCGAAATTGATGAGCTGGATGATGCCGTAGACCATGGTGTAGCCCAGGGCCACCAGGGCGTAGACCCCGCCAAGGGTCAGTCCGTTTATGAGCTGCTGGAAAAAATAGTCCATGCGTCGGGGCCGCCATTGGGGGGAGGGACGGCCCTCCCCCCTGCTGCTTGAGGATCGTGTCCTAGTACTTTTTGCCGGTCTGGGGGTCCCAGAAGTTGGCGAACTTGCCGTCCTTGACCACACGGATGATGTAGTTGGAGCCGGACTCGCCGTTTTGCTGGAACTTGATCTTCTTGGAAGCGCCCTGCATCTCGCCCTTGATCAGCTCGGCCTTGATCTTGGCCGGATCGGTGCTCTTGGCGGCCTTGATGGCGGAAAGCAGCGAGTAGGCGGCGTCGTAGGAATACGCGGAATACGCGCCGGGCTTGCCGAACTTCTCGTAGGCGGCCAGGAACTTCTTGTAGGAGGGGGTTTCCTCGTCGATGTAGCCAAAGGTCAGGTACATGCCCTCGGCGGCGTCCTTGGCGATTTCCATGAGCTGGGGATGGTAGACGGCGTCCTGGCCGATGATGGCGGCGGTGACGCCGGCACGCTTGGCCTGGATGAGCATGAGCGCGCCGGAGGCGGAGTTCTGCAGGCTCATGTAGAGAACGTCGGGCTTGGCGTCCTTGATCTTGGTGAGCACGGCCGAGAAGTCCTTGTCGCCCTGGTTGACGTGGTCATGGGCGATGACCTTGAGGCCTTCCTTGTTGGCCAGCTTCTCGACGTTGTCGGCCAGACCCTGGGAATAGGTGGTCTTGTCGTCGACGATAAAGACGGTCTTGGCCTGCAGCACGTCCTTGATGAACTTCATGGCGGCGATGGACTGGTCGTCATCGCGGCCGCAGACGCGGAACATGTAGGGCAGGCCGCGCTCGGTGACTTTCTCCGAGGTGGAGGCCGGGGTCAGCATGGGGATGTCGGCTTCGGCCAGGGTTTCGGAGGCCGGGATGGTGGCCGAGGAGCAGTAGGCGCCGATCACGCCGACGACCTTCTCGTTGACCAGCTTGTTGGCGGCGGCCACGGCCTGGCGCGGATCGCAGGCGCTGTCCTCGGCGAAAAGCTCGATCTTGTCGAAGCCGGGGATGCCGCCTTCTTTTTCGATGGCCGCGATGGCGGCGCGGGTGCCGTTGGCGATGTCGTTGCCGTCGGCGGCGTAGGAGCCGGTCAGCGGGCTTAAGCTGCCGATCTTCAGGGTGGCGGCCGTGGCCGTGCCGGCCATCAGACACATCGCAACCAGGGTCAGGATGACACGTTTCGCACTCATGTTCCGCAAACCTCCTTGCTCATGGTGTCGCCCTAACGGCCGCGACGTGCGGCCTCCCCGGGCGTTTCGCGGCCTGCTTGCCCTGTCGCGCGGACCTGCCGCGACACGGCCCAAAAAGCCTCAAGCGTGACAGACATTCTCTAACACTATTCCGTAATCGTTTCCCAAAATACGTCGTTAATCGGTCTCGGAGCCGAGGTAGGCCTCAATGACGGCCGGATTGGACCGGACCTCGGCCGGCGCGCCCTGGCAGATGCACACTCCGTGGTCCAGGACCACCACCCGATGGCTCACGTTCATGACCACGCTCATGTCGTGCTCGACCAGCAGCACATTGACGCCGGTGGCGGCGATGCGCTGGATCATTTCCATGAGGTCGCGGCTTTCGGACGGATTGAGTCCGGCGGCCGGCTCATCAAGCAAAATGGTCGTAGGATCGGAGCCCAGGGCCCGGGCGATCTCCAGGCGGCGCTGGAGGCCGTAGGGCAGATTCTTGGCCACGGCGTCGGCATGGGCGGCCAGACCCACGAAATCCAGGGCGGCCATGGCCCGTTCGCGCACGACCCGTTCCTCGGCCCGCTGACGCCGGGTGCGCAGCACCGAGCCGATCACCCCGGAGCGGGTGCGGCAGTGGCGCGCCACCATGACGTTTTCCAGGGCGGTCATGGCGGTAAACAGCCGAATATTCTGAAACGTGCGGGCAATGCCCCGGGCCAGGATATGGTGGGGGCGCAGACCGGAAATGGTCTGGCCGTCGTAGGCCACGGACCCGCCGGAAATCTTGTAAATGCCTGTTATGACGTTAAATATCGTCGTCTTGCCGGCACCGTTGGGGCCAATGAGGCTCACGATCTCGCCGGGACGCAGATCGAAGGACACTTCCGTGAGGGCTTGGAGCCCGCCGAAGTGGACACTGACATCGGTTAGACACAGGTGGGCCATGGGATTGACTCTATACGAAAAAATCACAAGAAAAAAAAGGGGAAATTTTCAGGGAGTCCGTTGGGTTACCGCTGCCGCCGGCAACACCCCCAAGCCGTGGCCAAGAACAAAAAGCGTTCGGAAATCCTTAACAAAAAAGTCTAAAAACAACAATCCGCCGCCCGCCCGGGAGGCGTTTGCCCCCTGGACGGACGGCGGATCAGGCGACGAAAAAAATGCTTCGCCGCCGGCCGATATTTGGTTTTTTGCTAATTTCGCAAAACAATCATCTGTCCGTTCCCTGCCCGTTTCAGGCCAGGATGGCCTCCAGGGCCTCGGCAAAGGCCTTCAGATCGTCCTGCTCGACCACCAGCGGCGGCAGCAGGCGCAGCACCGTGTCCTGGGTCAGGTTGCACACGAAGCCCTTGTCCATAAGCGCCTTCCAGACGTCCGCGCCCGGGAAGGTCAGCTCGATGCCAAGCATCAGCCCCAGGCCCCGAATCTCGGCGATCTTGCCCGGCCGGCGCTCGGCCACCTCGGCAAAAAGGGCCTTGGCGAAATCGCCCAGGCGCCGCGCTCGCTCGGCCAGCTTGTCGCGGTTCATGATCTCAATGGTCTTGGACGCCGCCGCCGCCACCAGCGCCCCGCCGCCAAAGGTCGTGGCGTGGGAACCCGGAGCGAACCCGGCCGCCACTTCGTCCGTGGCCAACACCGCGCCCATGGGCAGGCCGTTGGCCAGGGCCTTGGAGCAGGTGAAGACGTCAGGCGTCAGACCGTAATTCTGGAAGGCCCAGAACTTGCCGGTGCGGCACATGCCGGTCTGCACCTCGTCGATCATGAACAGGATGTCGCGCTGGCGGCAAAGAGCCTGGACCGCCTCCAGATAGGCCTCGGGGAACGGCTTCACGCCGCCCTCGCCCTGGATGCACTCCAGCAGCACCGCCGCCGTCTTGTCGCTGACGGCCGCGCCCAAGGCCTCGATGTCGCCGGCCTCCACGGTGGTGAAGCCCTCGGGCAGGGGATCAAAACCGAACTTGATCTTGTCCTGGCCGGTGGCGGTCAGGGTCGCCAGCGTACGGCCGTGGAAGGACTTGGTCAGGGTGATGATCTCGTAGGCGTCGCGGTTTTTGACTGTGCGCATATAACGCCGGGCCAGCTTGATGGCCCCTTCGTTGGCCTCGGCTCCGGAATTGCAGAAAAACACCTTGCCCATGTGGCAGGTGGCCTTGAGGGCCTCGGCCAGCTCGACCTGCTCGCGCTGGTAAAACACGTTGCTCACATGCACGAGTTCCCTGGCCTTTTGCGCCACCACGTCGGCCACCTCGGGATGACAATGCCCCAGGTTGCACACCGCGATGCCGGCCAGCAAGTCCACATACTCGCGGCCGTCGAGATCGCGCATACGGCAACCGTCGGCCGAGGCCACGGCCAACGGATACCGGCCATAGGTGCTCATGACGGACGCCTGCTCCCGCGCCTTCAGCGCGTCAAACGCTTCACTCATCGCGATCCTCCTTACGGGACGTGAATTCCCGGGGGAGGGAACCCCCTTTTTGCAAAAAGGGGGTTCCCTCCCCCGGACCCCCACCCTCCCCCAAAAACTTTCAACGGGTTGCGATCACCGTAAACCCTGCCTTCTGGTCCCCTTATTGGGGGCAGCGAATCGCCCGGTTTTGGACCGGGGCGCGCCCCGGCCGAAAACCGGGCGATTCGCCGCACCCAAGATGAGGGGGTCCGGGGGGATCATCCCCCCGGCCGCCGGAGGCATCTTCCTCTTATTCTTCTTATTCTTCTATTACTCTCTTCCCGTATGCCCAAACCCGCCCGCGCCGCGGGCGGTGGCGTCGAGGTCGTCGACGGGCGTGATAATGGGCCGGACAAAGGGGGCCAGGACGAGTTGGGCGATGCGGTCGTGGCGATTGATGGTCAGGGGCTCGGTGGACGTGTTGAGCAGCCAGACGATGATTTCGCCCCGGTAGTCCGGATCGATGACGCCCACGCCCTGGGCCACGGTGAGGCCGTGCTTGGCCCCCAGGCCCGAGCGGGAATAGATGAAGCCGGCCACGCCGGGTGCGTCGATGGCGATGGCGATGCCGGTGGGCACGGCGGCGCGCTGGCCCGGGGCGATGGTCAGCGACGCGGCCTCGATGTCGGCGCGCAGGTCCAGGCCGGCCGAGCCGGCGGTGCCGACGCTGGGCGGATTGTCGCGGCTGGAGTCGCGCAGGAATTTGACGCGCAGAATGGATGTCGGGCCGGTCATGATGGTCGCCTCCGGGTCGGGAAATCAGGGGCGTAAAAGTACCCCTTTGAGGGGATTTGTAAACGCTTTTTAATTTACTGAAATACTACAATTTTTAGACGGCGCTTGAGGGCGTTTCGGCGCGGCGCGGGCCAGGCGGTCGGGGAGAAAGGGGAAACGGGGAGAGGACGGGGGACGG
It contains:
- a CDS encoding branched-chain amino acid ABC transporter substrate-binding protein, with product MSAKRVILTLVAMCLMAGTATAATLKIGSLSPLTGSYAADGNDIANGTRAAIAAIEKEGGIPGFDKIELFAEDSACDPRQAVAAANKLVNEKVVGVIGAYCSSATIPASETLAEADIPMLTPASTSEKVTERGLPYMFRVCGRDDDQSIAAMKFIKDVLQAKTVFIVDDKTTYSQGLADNVEKLANKEGLKVIAHDHVNQGDKDFSAVLTKIKDAKPDVLYMSLQNSASGALMLIQAKRAGVTAAIIGQDAVYHPQLMEIAKDAAEGMYLTFGYIDEETPSYKKFLAAYEKFGKPGAYSAYSYDAAYSLLSAIKAAKSTDPAKIKAELIKGEMQGASKKIKFQQNGESGSNYIIRVVKDGKFANFWDPQTGKKY
- the dut gene encoding dUTP diphosphatase, giving the protein MTGPTSILRVKFLRDSSRDNPPSVGTAGSAGLDLRADIEAASLTIAPGQRAAVPTGIAIAIDAPGVAGFIYSRSGLGAKHGLTVAQGVGVIDPDYRGEIIVWLLNTSTEPLTINRHDRIAQLVLAPFVRPIITPVDDLDATARGAGGFGHTGRE
- a CDS encoding aspartate aminotransferase family protein, translating into MSEAFDALKAREQASVMSTYGRYPLAVASADGCRMRDLDGREYVDLLAGIAVCNLGHCHPEVADVVAQKARELVHVSNVFYQREQVELAEALKATCHMGKVFFCNSGAEANEGAIKLARRYMRTVKNRDAYEIITLTKSFHGRTLATLTATGQDKIKFGFDPLPEGFTTVEAGDIEALGAAVSDKTAAVLLECIQGEGGVKPFPEAYLEAVQALCRQRDILFMIDEVQTGMCRTGKFWAFQNYGLTPDVFTCSKALANGLPMGAVLATDEVAAGFAPGSHATTFGGGALVAAAASKTIEIMNRDKLAERARRLGDFAKALFAEVAERRPGKIAEIRGLGLMLGIELTFPGADVWKALMDKGFVCNLTQDTVLRLLPPLVVEQDDLKAFAEALEAILA
- a CDS encoding ABC transporter ATP-binding protein, producing MAHLCLTDVSVHFGGLQALTEVSFDLRPGEIVSLIGPNGAGKTTIFNVITGIYKISGGSVAYDGQTISGLRPHHILARGIARTFQNIRLFTAMTALENVMVARHCRTRSGVIGSVLRTRRQRAEERVVRERAMAALDFVGLAAHADAVAKNLPYGLQRRLEIARALGSDPTTILLDEPAAGLNPSESRDLMEMIQRIAATGVNVLLVEHDMSVVMNVSHRVVVLDHGVCICQGAPAEVRSNPAVIEAYLGSETD